One region of Mucilaginibacter sp. 14171R-50 genomic DNA includes:
- a CDS encoding hydroxypyruvate isomerase family protein, whose protein sequence is MAGTNRRSAIKNLLAGTAAVAASGMLSSFKSEGNELMADKLKGNINHAVCRWCYGDISVEQLCAAAKDIGIKGIDLVGPEDWPTLKKYGLFSSMCNGAEINLTDGFGDTQFHAQLHKNYTAMIPKVAAAGYKNLICFSGSRRGKTDEEGWKNCVAGLKPMVKLAEQHNVVLVMELLNSKIDHKDYQCDHTAWGAELCKRLGSENFKLLYDIYHMQIDEGDVIRNIRDHHQYIAHYHTGGVPGRNEIDETQELFYPAIMRAVLEVGHKGFVAQEFIPKQKDKLLSLRKAVHICDV, encoded by the coding sequence ATGGCAGGAACAAACAGGAGGTCGGCTATAAAGAATTTGCTTGCGGGTACCGCGGCAGTAGCCGCATCGGGTATGCTGTCGTCTTTTAAGTCGGAAGGGAACGAATTAATGGCCGATAAACTGAAAGGTAATATAAACCATGCGGTATGCCGCTGGTGTTATGGCGATATTAGTGTTGAGCAGCTTTGCGCTGCGGCTAAGGATATAGGCATCAAGGGTATCGACCTGGTTGGCCCGGAAGACTGGCCCACGCTAAAAAAATACGGGCTGTTTTCATCCATGTGCAATGGTGCCGAAATAAACCTTACCGACGGGTTTGGCGATACGCAGTTTCATGCGCAGCTGCATAAAAACTATACGGCCATGATACCTAAGGTAGCAGCAGCAGGATATAAAAACCTGATATGCTTTAGCGGCAGTCGCCGCGGTAAAACCGATGAAGAAGGATGGAAGAACTGTGTTGCAGGCCTGAAACCAATGGTTAAACTTGCCGAGCAGCACAACGTTGTTTTGGTAATGGAGTTGCTTAACAGCAAAATTGACCATAAGGATTACCAATGCGACCACACCGCCTGGGGCGCCGAACTTTGTAAAAGGCTGGGGTCTGAAAATTTTAAGCTGCTATATGATATCTATCATATGCAGATAGATGAGGGCGATGTTATCCGTAACATTCGCGATCATCACCAGTACATTGCCCACTACCACACCGGTGGTGTACCTGGCCGTAACGAGATTGACGAGACCCAGGAATTATTTTATCCGGCAATTATGCGTGCCGTTTTAGAAGTAGGCCATAAGGGTTTTGTTGCGCAGGAGTTTATACCTAAGCAAAAGGACAAGCTGTTATCCCTGCGTAAGGCAGTACATATCTGCGATGTTTAA
- a CDS encoding nucleoside permease: MTATTRVKLSTMMFLEFFIWGAWFVTMGTYLTKTLSATGVQNGNAYATQSWGAIIAPFIIGLIADRFFSAQKVLGILHLTGAALLYYITTIPNFEGFFPVILAYMIIYMPTLALVNSVSFKQMLNPSKEFPPIRIFGTAGWIIAGLTIGWLGWEQSNSLVLTFKMAAIASLILGLLSFTLPATPPAKKGQKTSLSDIMGLDSIGLLKNRSYLIFFLASVAICVPLAFYYNFTNPFLNEVGMKAAAGKQSMGQISELVFMALMPLFFVRLGVKKMLAVGMLAWVLRYIFFAYGDTGSNYWMLIAGIVMHGICYDFFFVTGQIYTDNLAGERFKSAAQGFITLATYGVGMLIGSYISGPVVDHWKTSDTSHNWTTIWLIPAGIAAFVFLVFVIFFKDTNQIQAKPGLDIEEPNAGRVEV; encoded by the coding sequence ATGACCGCAACAACACGCGTTAAGTTATCTACCATGATGTTCCTGGAGTTTTTTATCTGGGGTGCATGGTTTGTAACTATGGGGACGTATTTAACCAAAACATTAAGTGCAACAGGTGTACAAAATGGTAACGCTTATGCAACCCAATCGTGGGGTGCCATCATCGCGCCTTTTATTATCGGATTAATCGCCGACAGGTTTTTCTCGGCCCAGAAGGTTTTGGGAATTTTGCACTTAACAGGCGCGGCGTTGTTGTACTACATAACAACCATACCTAATTTCGAGGGCTTTTTCCCGGTTATTTTGGCTTACATGATCATCTACATGCCTACGCTGGCGTTGGTAAACTCGGTATCGTTTAAGCAAATGCTAAATCCAAGCAAGGAGTTTCCACCGATACGTATTTTCGGAACAGCAGGTTGGATCATCGCCGGTTTAACAATTGGATGGCTCGGCTGGGAGCAAAGCAATTCGCTTGTATTAACCTTTAAAATGGCCGCTATCGCCTCGTTAATATTAGGTTTATTAAGTTTTACGTTACCTGCAACCCCGCCGGCAAAAAAAGGTCAGAAAACATCCCTAAGCGATATTATGGGGTTGGATTCTATCGGTTTGTTAAAAAATAGGTCGTACCTGATATTTTTCCTTGCATCGGTAGCTATATGCGTACCATTGGCATTTTATTACAACTTTACCAACCCTTTCCTTAACGAGGTTGGTATGAAAGCTGCGGCCGGCAAACAATCGATGGGGCAAATATCCGAGCTGGTATTTATGGCGCTGATGCCTTTGTTTTTTGTGCGCCTTGGTGTTAAAAAAATGCTTGCGGTTGGTATGCTGGCGTGGGTGTTGCGTTATATATTCTTTGCTTACGGCGATACCGGTTCAAACTACTGGATGCTTATAGCAGGTATAGTTATGCACGGTATCTGTTACGATTTCTTCTTCGTAACGGGGCAAATTTATACCGATAATCTTGCAGGCGAACGTTTTAAAAGCGCCGCTCAGGGTTTTATTACACTGGCAACCTACGGCGTGGGTATGCTTATCGGATCGTACATATCGGGCCCTGTTGTGGACCATTGGAAAACATCTGATACTTCGCATAACTGGACAACCATTTGGTTAATACCGGCGGGTATAGCCGCGTTCGTGTTCCTGGTGTTTGTTATTTTCTTTAAAGATACCAACCAGATACAAGCAAAGCCGGGTTTAGATATTGAAGAACCAAACGCAGGCAGGGTAGAAGTATAA
- a CDS encoding c-type cytochrome: MKKIFVILGLSLALAACGGGDKSKPPGGSEADSAQATDQAAVAHNSDAANDTAANNIGTTKAAGTPDNKGEALMANNDCNTCHNTNSKVIGPALVDIAKKYTESDIDKLADKVIKGGSGNWGTVPMTAHPDLAVNDAKEMVKYILSVKE, from the coding sequence ATGAAAAAGATATTTGTAATATTAGGATTAAGTTTGGCTTTGGCAGCTTGCGGCGGCGGCGATAAATCAAAACCTCCCGGCGGCAGTGAGGCCGATAGCGCGCAAGCGACAGACCAGGCAGCGGTAGCGCATAACTCTGACGCAGCTAATGATACCGCTGCAAATAACATCGGTACAACCAAGGCAGCCGGCACGCCTGATAACAAAGGCGAGGCGTTGATGGCCAATAACGATTGTAACACCTGCCATAATACCAATAGTAAGGTAATAGGGCCCGCGCTGGTTGATATAGCCAAGAAATATACCGAATCGGATATTGATAAACTGGCTGATAAGGTGATTAAAGGCGGCAGCGGTAACTGGGGTACGGTACCTATGACCGCGCACCCTGACCTGGCTGTAAACGACGCGAAAGAAATGGTGAAATATATTTTATCAGTAAAAGAATAA
- a CDS encoding sugar phosphate isomerase/epimerase — protein MTTIKGPAIFLAQFIGDAAPFNDLRSICQWAAGLGYKGVQLPTNDLRFIDLQKAADSKTYADEINGIVNEAGLQITELSTHLQGQLVAVNPAYDTLFDAFAPDAYKNNPAERQKWAVSQLHAAAKASKNLGLNAHVTFSGALIWHMVYPWPQRPAGLVDAAFDELAKRWEPILNVFDENGIDLCYEVHPGEDLHDGVSYERFLSKVNNHKRACLLYDPSHFVLQAMDYLEYIDIYHERIKMFHVKDAEFNPTGRQGVYGGYSDWIDRAGRFRSLGDGQVDFKAIFSKLTQYDYKGWAVLEWECALKHPEDGAREGAQFIKDHIIRVTERAFDDFAASGSDDAFNRSLIGL, from the coding sequence ATGACTACCATAAAAGGACCGGCCATATTTTTAGCCCAGTTTATTGGTGATGCAGCGCCTTTTAACGACCTCAGATCTATCTGCCAATGGGCAGCAGGCTTAGGTTACAAAGGGGTGCAGCTGCCTACCAACGACCTGCGTTTTATAGATCTGCAAAAAGCTGCCGACAGTAAAACCTACGCCGACGAGATAAATGGCATTGTAAACGAGGCCGGTTTGCAAATAACCGAGCTTTCTACACACTTACAGGGGCAACTGGTTGCGGTGAACCCGGCTTACGATACGCTGTTTGATGCGTTTGCGCCTGATGCGTATAAAAATAACCCTGCCGAAAGGCAAAAATGGGCAGTATCCCAATTGCACGCTGCCGCAAAAGCATCAAAAAACTTAGGACTTAACGCGCATGTTACCTTTAGCGGTGCTTTGATATGGCACATGGTATACCCCTGGCCACAGCGCCCGGCCGGTTTGGTTGACGCGGCTTTTGATGAGCTTGCCAAACGCTGGGAACCCATCCTGAATGTTTTTGACGAGAATGGCATAGATCTTTGCTACGAGGTACACCCCGGCGAAGACCTGCACGATGGCGTTAGCTACGAAAGATTTTTGAGCAAGGTGAACAACCATAAACGCGCTTGTTTGTTATATGATCCGTCGCACTTTGTATTACAGGCAATGGATTACCTGGAATACATTGATATTTACCACGAACGTATAAAAATGTTCCATGTAAAGGATGCCGAATTTAACCCTACCGGCAGGCAGGGCGTATACGGGGGATATTCAGATTGGATTGACCGCGCCGGCCGTTTCCGTTCATTAGGCGACGGGCAGGTTGATTTCAAGGCGATATTCAGCAAGCTTACCCAATACGATTATAAGGGGTGGGCGGTACTGGAGTGGGAATGCGCGCTTAAGCACCCCGAAGATGGCGCACGCGAAGGCGCCCAATTTATAAAAGACCACATTATCAGGGTTACCGAACGGGCCTTTGATGATTTTGCAGCATCGGGCAGCGACGATGCGTTTAACAGATCGCTGATAGGATTATAA
- a CDS encoding Gfo/Idh/MocA family protein, producing MSNRKLRMGMIGGGKDAFIGAIHRIAANMDGQVELVCGALSMHADIAQESGRMLFLDQDRVYNTYDEMFKAEAQRPADERMDFVTIVTPNFAHFAPAMQALDNGFNVVIEKPITFTLEEAQQLKAKVEETGLMLLLTHTYAGYPMVKEARELIKSGALGKVRKIYVEYLQGWLSRLSEREGNAQASWRTDPSKSGKAGAMGDIGTHAAHLAEYISGQKISELSASLNIVVDGRMLDDDGAVLLRFDGGATGTLIASQVAAGSENALTIRVFGENGGLEWHQMEPNTLIVRWLDKPAEILRAGTANLSSAASSNCRTPGGHPEGYLEAFGNLYRNFALALSAKIEGREIPEWIDFPSVDDGIRGMAFINNVVASNASDEKWTKYTI from the coding sequence ATGAGTAACAGAAAATTGCGCATGGGCATGATAGGCGGCGGCAAGGATGCCTTTATAGGGGCTATCCACCGTATTGCAGCCAACATGGACGGGCAGGTAGAGCTGGTTTGCGGCGCTTTGAGCATGCACGCGGATATAGCCCAGGAAAGCGGGCGTATGCTATTCCTCGATCAGGACAGGGTTTACAACACTTATGATGAAATGTTTAAGGCAGAAGCACAACGCCCGGCCGACGAACGTATGGACTTTGTAACGATAGTTACACCAAATTTTGCCCACTTCGCCCCGGCAATGCAGGCTTTGGATAACGGTTTTAACGTGGTGATAGAAAAACCGATAACTTTTACCCTTGAGGAAGCACAGCAACTAAAAGCAAAAGTTGAGGAAACAGGATTGATGCTATTGCTTACCCACACCTATGCCGGTTACCCGATGGTAAAAGAGGCGCGCGAGCTTATCAAAAGCGGCGCATTAGGTAAAGTAAGAAAAATATATGTTGAGTATCTGCAAGGCTGGTTAAGCCGCCTTTCAGAACGTGAGGGTAACGCGCAAGCCTCATGGCGTACCGATCCGTCCAAATCCGGTAAAGCGGGTGCTATGGGCGATATTGGTACACACGCTGCTCATTTGGCAGAATATATCTCAGGCCAAAAGATCTCGGAATTGAGCGCTTCGTTAAACATTGTGGTTGATGGCCGTATGCTTGATGATGACGGGGCAGTTTTGCTTCGTTTTGATGGCGGGGCTACAGGAACGCTTATCGCTTCCCAGGTAGCTGCCGGCTCAGAAAATGCTTTAACTATCCGTGTTTTTGGTGAGAATGGCGGGTTGGAGTGGCACCAGATGGAACCTAATACGCTCATTGTAAGATGGCTCGACAAACCTGCCGAGATCTTACGCGCGGGCACTGCTAACTTATCAAGTGCAGCATCATCAAACTGCCGTACACCGGGCGGGCACCCCGAGGGTTACCTGGAAGCATTCGGTAATTTGTACCGCAACTTCGCTTTGGCACTTAGTGCAAAAATCGAGGGCCGCGAAATACCAGAGTGGATAGATTTCCCGTCGGTTGATGATGGTATTCGCGGAATGGCATTTATAAATAACGTTGTTGCATCAAACGCAAGCGACGAAAAATGGACAAAATATACTATCTAA
- a CDS encoding gluconate 2-dehydrogenase subunit 3 family protein, with protein MNRRDAISRVGLIIGGTVIGAELFISGCKSGSKVNTDDLFAKDTTAFLNEVGETILPETSTPGAKAANVGGFMAIMVRDCYTEDDQKVFKKGLSQLEDASNKKFKKSFMEADAKQRTELLTDLDKEAKEYSKTKKPEDPNHYFSMIKQLTLLGFFTSEVGATKALRYVPVPGKYIGDYPYKKGDKAWALS; from the coding sequence ATGAATAGAAGAGACGCGATAAGCAGAGTGGGTTTGATAATAGGAGGGACGGTAATTGGTGCCGAACTTTTTATATCAGGCTGCAAATCGGGCAGTAAAGTAAATACTGACGACTTGTTTGCAAAAGATACTACCGCCTTTTTAAACGAAGTAGGCGAAACCATTTTACCCGAAACATCAACGCCCGGTGCAAAAGCGGCAAATGTTGGTGGCTTTATGGCAATAATGGTTAGGGATTGCTACACGGAAGACGACCAAAAGGTTTTCAAAAAAGGTCTGTCTCAACTGGAAGATGCAAGCAACAAAAAATTCAAAAAATCCTTTATGGAGGCTGATGCCAAACAAAGGACCGAATTGCTGACCGACCTTGATAAAGAGGCGAAAGAATACTCAAAAACCAAGAAGCCCGAAGACCCTAACCACTATTTCTCGATGATAAAACAGCTGACATTGCTTGGTTTCTTCACATCAGAAGTTGGTGCTACAAAGGCATTGCGTTATGTGCCGGTACCGGGCAAGTACATAGGCGACTACCCTTACAAAAAAGGCGACAAGGCCTGGGCGCTTTCGTAA
- a CDS encoding Gfo/Idh/MocA family protein, translating into MTEEKEATGSNPSRRNFIKSGALAAAGFMIVPRFVLGGNGYTAPSDMLNVAGVGAGGKGESDIANFAKSGKANIAFLCDVDDRRAAKSRASFPKAKYYKDWREMYDKEHKHFDAVSVSTPDHNHAIIAYNAMQMGKHVYVQKPLTHDIWEARLLTDAAKKFKVVTQMGNQGASNDGTRLMSEWYDADLIGDVHTVYCWTNRPVWPQGIQWPTTKAEIPKELDWDLWLGTAPKKDYVDKLVPFNWRGWWDYGTGALGDMGCHLVEAPFRVLGIQYVKDVQASVGSVYVDEFKKGVFPESCPPSSHITLTFPKTNKTKGDVTLHWMDGGIQPERPDELGPNEKWGGEEGNGTLFIGTKGKMYASTYSDAATLLPKSRTQEANAPQKYKRVPGGANGHYAQWVEACLAGYGKMEVSSPFEVAGPLTEALLMANLAVRGHDLKGGTIKYTWDNQAMKVTNFDAVNQYVKRQYPAGFELKA; encoded by the coding sequence ATGACTGAAGAAAAAGAAGCCACAGGCTCAAATCCGTCAAGGCGGAATTTTATAAAGTCGGGCGCATTGGCGGCCGCAGGATTCATGATAGTACCGCGCTTTGTATTGGGCGGTAACGGTTACACAGCGCCAAGCGATATGCTGAATGTTGCAGGCGTTGGCGCCGGCGGTAAAGGCGAAAGCGACATTGCCAACTTTGCAAAAAGTGGCAAGGCAAACATAGCTTTCCTGTGCGATGTTGACGACCGTCGCGCGGCAAAGTCAAGGGCCTCGTTCCCTAAAGCCAAGTATTATAAAGACTGGCGCGAGATGTACGATAAAGAGCACAAGCACTTTGATGCGGTATCGGTATCAACTCCTGACCATAACCACGCTATAATAGCTTATAACGCTATGCAGATGGGTAAGCACGTATACGTGCAAAAACCGCTTACACATGATATCTGGGAAGCACGGTTGCTAACCGACGCTGCAAAAAAATTCAAAGTGGTTACACAAATGGGTAACCAGGGCGCATCAAACGATGGTACCCGCTTAATGTCTGAATGGTATGATGCCGACCTGATAGGCGATGTGCATACCGTTTACTGCTGGACAAACCGCCCTGTATGGCCGCAAGGTATACAGTGGCCTACCACCAAGGCCGAGATCCCGAAAGAACTTGACTGGGATCTTTGGCTGGGTACTGCGCCTAAAAAAGATTACGTAGATAAATTAGTGCCGTTTAACTGGCGCGGATGGTGGGATTACGGTACCGGCGCCCTTGGCGATATGGGCTGCCACCTGGTGGAAGCGCCGTTCCGTGTGCTGGGCATACAGTATGTTAAAGATGTGCAGGCCAGCGTAGGCAGTGTTTATGTAGATGAGTTTAAAAAAGGCGTTTTCCCTGAAAGCTGCCCGCCGTCAAGCCACATTACATTAACCTTCCCTAAAACCAACAAAACCAAAGGTGATGTAACGCTGCACTGGATGGATGGCGGTATACAGCCTGAAAGGCCTGATGAGCTTGGCCCTAACGAAAAATGGGGTGGCGAAGAAGGCAACGGTACATTATTCATAGGTACAAAAGGTAAAATGTACGCCAGCACCTATTCTGATGCGGCTACCCTATTGCCAAAATCGCGTACCCAGGAAGCTAACGCGCCGCAAAAATACAAGCGTGTACCGGGCGGTGCCAACGGCCACTACGCGCAATGGGTTGAGGCATGTTTGGCAGGTTACGGTAAAATGGAAGTAAGCTCGCCGTTTGAAGTTGCGGGTCCGTTAACCGAGGCCTTGCTGATGGCAAACCTTGCAGTGCGCGGCCACGACCTTAAAGGTGGTACCATTAAATACACCTGGGATAACCAGGCCATGAAGGTTACTAACTTTGACGCTGTTAACCAGTACGTTAAACGCCAGTACCCTGCAGGTTTCGAATTGAAAGCTTAA
- a CDS encoding GMC oxidoreductase — protein MSTNTYDAIVIGSGISGGWAAKELTEKGLKTIMLERGKNIEHIKDYVNANKGPWEFEHRGGRTQKMIEDYPVLKRDYPLNETNLDYWTNEKESPYTEIKRFDWFRGYHVGGRSLMWGRQSYRWHDTDFEANLKDGIGTDWPIRYKDLAPWYSHAEKFAGISGNRDGVPILPDGDFMPPMEMNVVEKDIKKRYDEFYKQARHFIIGRTANITVPHNNRTNCQYRNKCWLGCPFGAYFSTQSATLPAAMATGNLTVRPWSIVTRILYDKDTKKAKGVEVLDAETNKTYEFYAKIVFVNASALNSAWVLMNSATDVWEGGLGSSSGQLGHNVMDHHLGVGAGGRIEGFEDKYYFGRRANGIYIPRYRNLNGEKRDYIRGFGYQGGGSRSGWSRDIAEMNIGGDFKDALSEPGSWSFGMGGFGETLPYHENRVYLDKTRKDKWGLPILAIDAECKDNERKMRIDMMNDAKEMLENAGVKDVQTYTSEPVLGRGIHEMGTARMGRDPKSSVLNAYNQVWDAKNVFVTDGAAMASAACQNPSLTYMALTARAANYAVDELKKGNI, from the coding sequence ATGTCTACAAACACTTATGACGCGATAGTCATTGGTTCAGGTATCTCAGGCGGCTGGGCTGCAAAAGAACTGACCGAGAAAGGCTTAAAAACCATCATGTTAGAGCGCGGTAAAAATATCGAGCACATTAAAGATTATGTGAACGCTAATAAAGGCCCGTGGGAATTTGAACACAGAGGTGGCCGAACGCAAAAAATGATAGAGGATTACCCGGTTTTAAAGCGTGATTACCCTTTAAATGAAACCAACCTTGACTATTGGACCAACGAAAAGGAAAGCCCGTACACCGAAATTAAGCGTTTCGACTGGTTTAGGGGTTACCATGTTGGTGGTCGTTCGTTAATGTGGGGCAGACAATCGTACCGCTGGCACGATACCGATTTTGAAGCGAACTTAAAAGATGGTATAGGTACGGACTGGCCTATCCGTTACAAGGACCTTGCGCCATGGTATAGCCACGCAGAAAAATTTGCGGGTATCTCTGGTAACAGGGATGGCGTGCCAATTCTTCCTGACGGCGATTTTATGCCGCCGATGGAGATGAATGTTGTAGAAAAGGATATTAAAAAACGTTACGACGAATTTTACAAACAAGCAAGGCATTTCATAATAGGCCGTACCGCTAATATCACCGTACCGCACAATAATCGTACAAACTGCCAGTACCGTAACAAATGCTGGTTAGGCTGTCCGTTCGGCGCATATTTCAGCACGCAGTCGGCAACTTTGCCTGCAGCTATGGCAACAGGTAACTTAACCGTTCGCCCGTGGTCTATAGTAACCAGGATACTTTACGATAAAGACACCAAAAAAGCAAAAGGCGTTGAGGTATTGGATGCAGAAACCAACAAAACCTATGAGTTTTACGCTAAAATCGTTTTTGTTAACGCATCGGCACTAAACAGCGCCTGGGTGTTAATGAATTCGGCTACCGACGTATGGGAAGGCGGCTTAGGCAGCAGCAGCGGCCAGCTTGGCCACAACGTTATGGACCACCACCTGGGTGTTGGCGCCGGGGGCCGTATCGAGGGCTTTGAAGATAAATACTATTTCGGGCGCCGTGCAAACGGTATATACATACCACGTTACCGCAACCTGAATGGCGAAAAACGCGATTACATCCGCGGCTTTGGTTACCAGGGCGGCGGCAGCCGCAGTGGCTGGAGCCGTGATATCGCCGAAATGAATATCGGTGGTGACTTTAAAGATGCGTTATCAGAACCGGGTTCATGGAGCTTTGGTATGGGTGGCTTCGGCGAAACCCTGCCATATCACGAAAACCGTGTTTATCTGGATAAAACCAGAAAGGATAAATGGGGCCTGCCAATACTGGCTATTGACGCGGAATGTAAGGATAACGAGCGCAAAATGCGTATAGATATGATGAACGACGCCAAAGAGATGCTGGAGAACGCAGGTGTTAAAGATGTACAAACCTATACATCCGAGCCGGTATTAGGCCGCGGTATCCACGAGATGGGTACAGCACGCATGGGCCGCGATCCAAAATCATCGGTATTGAATGCTTACAACCAGGTTTGGGACGCTAAAAACGTATTTGTTACAGATGGCGCGGCCATGGCCTCAGCGGCTTGTCAAAACCCATCGTTAACCTACATGGCGCTTACAGCGCGTGCTGCAAACTATGCGGTTGATGAACTTAAAAAAGGTAATATTTAA
- a CDS encoding GMC oxidoreductase, producing MANLNIDSVKDRTFDAIVIGSGMSGGWAAKEFTDKGLKTLVLERGRDVKHIKDYPTTNLYPWEFPHHGVLPDDVQKANPIVNRCYAFGEDAAHFFVKDAEHPYVQEKPFDWIRGYQTGGKSLLWARQTQRWSDFDFEGPARDGFAVDWPIRYKDIAPWYSYVEKFAGISGNRDGIPELPDGEFLPAFPLNAVETYFSNHVKKTYKNRHVISARCAHLSKPNQIHLDQGRAQCQERTLCQRGCPFGGYFSANSSTIPWALKSGHCTLRPHSVVESIIYDEKKGKAAGVRVIDANTKEAIEYYADVIFVNAAALNSNLILLNSTSNRFPNGLGNDSGTLGKYVAFHNYSAHINAEYDGAKEWTTDGRNPAGGGYIPRFRNVYKQETDFLRGYACGFSAYRWQQNSSEGIGQTLKDNLVKKDLSGWHVGSHMMGETIPKETNYVTLDKSLKDPWGIPQLRISVDYDDNDEKMKKDYVEQMTEMFTSAGFTNIQASTDHRAPGLDIHEMGGVRMGNDPKTSMLDKWHRLHACKNVYVTDGASMTSTSCQNPSLTYMAFTARAVDHAVSEMKKGNV from the coding sequence ATGGCCAATTTAAATATAGATAGTGTTAAAGATCGTACGTTCGATGCCATAGTTATCGGATCGGGCATGAGCGGGGGCTGGGCAGCCAAGGAATTTACAGACAAAGGCCTTAAAACGCTTGTGCTTGAACGCGGCCGCGATGTTAAGCATATAAAAGATTATCCCACAACAAACTTGTATCCCTGGGAGTTCCCGCATCATGGCGTGTTGCCCGATGATGTGCAAAAGGCGAATCCCATTGTAAACCGTTGCTACGCCTTTGGCGAAGATGCAGCACATTTTTTTGTTAAGGATGCTGAGCACCCGTACGTGCAGGAAAAGCCGTTCGACTGGATTCGCGGTTACCAAACGGGTGGTAAATCGCTGCTTTGGGCGCGCCAAACCCAGCGATGGAGCGACTTTGATTTTGAAGGCCCCGCCCGCGATGGTTTTGCGGTTGACTGGCCTATCCGTTATAAGGATATAGCACCTTGGTATAGCTATGTAGAAAAATTCGCGGGTATATCCGGCAACCGCGATGGCATCCCCGAATTGCCGGACGGTGAGTTTTTGCCCGCATTCCCCCTAAACGCGGTCGAGACCTATTTTAGCAACCACGTTAAAAAAACGTATAAGAACAGGCACGTAATAAGCGCGCGCTGCGCCCACTTATCAAAACCCAACCAGATACATTTAGACCAAGGCCGGGCGCAATGCCAGGAGCGTACCCTGTGCCAGCGCGGCTGCCCGTTTGGCGGCTATTTCAGCGCCAACTCATCAACCATCCCATGGGCATTAAAATCTGGTCATTGCACCTTAAGGCCGCATTCGGTTGTCGAATCAATCATCTACGACGAAAAGAAAGGCAAGGCAGCGGGGGTAAGGGTTATTGACGCCAACACCAAAGAAGCTATTGAATACTATGCCGATGTTATTTTTGTGAACGCAGCGGCATTAAACAGTAACCTGATACTGCTTAATTCAACATCAAACCGTTTCCCTAACGGGTTAGGTAACGATAGCGGTACATTGGGTAAATACGTAGCCTTTCATAATTATTCGGCACACATAAATGCCGAGTACGACGGCGCTAAGGAATGGACAACCGATGGCCGCAACCCTGCGGGCGGTGGTTACATTCCCCGTTTCAGGAACGTTTACAAGCAAGAAACCGATTTCTTACGCGGCTATGCCTGCGGTTTCAGCGCTTACCGCTGGCAGCAGAACAGCAGCGAGGGCATTGGCCAAACCCTGAAAGACAACCTGGTAAAAAAAGACCTGAGTGGCTGGCACGTAGGCTCGCACATGATGGGCGAAACCATCCCCAAAGAAACAAATTACGTTACGTTAGATAAATCATTGAAGGACCCGTGGGGCATCCCACAGCTAAGAATTTCTGTTGATTACGACGATAACGACGAGAAAATGAAAAAGGATTACGTGGAGCAGATGACAGAGATGTTTACCTCGGCGGGTTTCACCAATATTCAGGCATCTACAGATCACCGGGCGCCCGGGCTTGATATCCACGAAATGGGTGGTGTACGCATGGGTAACGATCCAAAAACATCGATGCTTGATAAATGGCACCGCCTGCACGCCTGTAAAAACGTTTACGTTACAGACGGGGCCAGCATGACATCAACGAGCTGCCAAAATCCATCGCTTACCTATATGGCCTTTACCGCCCGCGCGGTTGACCACGCCGTAAGCGAAATGAAAAAGGGGAACGTGTAA
- a CDS encoding gluconate 2-dehydrogenase subunit 3 family protein encodes MDNKINRRIAIRNMALILGSAAILPSCLNDKGKPTVQLKHLKLNADQETLVTELTETILPKTATPGAKDLGLHLFVFKMIDDCYDKEHQDDFIAGLDDFESAVKKQHGQPFSKCSVKDRTAFVSGIEQHSNDKNYKDNAKLTAFYRMVKEQTVFGYTTSKYFMTKQIVYELVPGRYNAYYPVKKLAAV; translated from the coding sequence TTGGATAATAAGATAAACCGGCGGATAGCGATAAGGAATATGGCCCTCATATTAGGCAGTGCGGCCATACTACCGTCGTGCCTGAACGATAAGGGCAAGCCCACCGTGCAGCTGAAACACCTTAAGCTTAATGCCGACCAGGAAACGCTGGTAACAGAGCTTACCGAAACTATTTTGCCCAAAACGGCTACACCGGGCGCAAAAGACCTTGGCCTGCATTTATTTGTTTTTAAAATGATAGATGACTGCTATGATAAAGAACATCAGGACGATTTTATTGCCGGCCTTGATGATTTTGAAAGCGCGGTAAAAAAACAGCACGGGCAGCCTTTTAGCAAATGTTCGGTAAAAGACCGTACCGCCTTTGTAAGCGGTATTGAACAGCACAGCAATGATAAAAATTACAAGGATAATGCAAAGCTGACGGCATTTTACAGGATGGTAAAAGAACAAACGGTATTTGGGTATACAACCTCTAAGTACTTTATGACAAAGCAAATAGTTTATGAACTGGTACCGGGAAGATATAATGCTTACTACCCGGTTAAAAAGCTCGCAGCGGTATAA